From Anopheles coluzzii chromosome 3, AcolN3, whole genome shotgun sequence, the proteins below share one genomic window:
- the LOC125907376 gene encoding trypsin beta-like, with amino-acid sequence MKQVISLVLFGLFCGSAVLTDASDQNKPDGASQSGRIVNGKAVSIVKYKYALSLRVNGAFDCGATIITNSHSLTAAHCVYKYPSDPSRVTLYGGSTSTSSGGIEVPVVSIALHPNYNRKAFPAASDCDVAVLTVPVNSFSGRPNMAPLALQTNELPVGTECFVIGWGRTGNNQPASVNQLRYANMNIVSQSTCATMWAEYRKLCGTCKQSITSNMICAKYNNGVDTCGGDSGGALVCGSGLAGVVSFSHPSCTSAWPAGFAKITAPSIRSFIRQYAEI; translated from the exons ATGAAACAAGTGATCAGTCTAGTGCTATTCGGATTGTTCTGCGGCAGCGCAGTGCTGACTGACGCTAGCGATCAGAACAAACCGGATGGAGCGTCCCAATCTGGTCGCATTGTAAATGGAAAAGCAGTGAGCATTGTTAAATATAAGTATGCCTTGAGCTTGCGAGTTAACGGTGCTTTCGATTGCGGAGCTACCATCATTACTAATTCGCATTCGTTGACTGCTGCGCATTGTGTGTATAAGTATCCGTCCGATCCATCACGC GTAACTTTGTATGGAGGAAGCACATCCACTTCTTCTGGTGGAATTGAAGTCCCCGTGGTCAGTATAGCTCTTCATCCTAATTATAATCGTAAGGCGTTTCCCGCTGCATCGGATTGTGATGTAGCTGTCCTTACTGTTCCTGTGAATTCCTTCAGCGGAAGGCCAAACATGGCCCCATTAGCGCTGCAAACCAATGAGCTGCCGGTCGGTACTGAGTGCTTCGTGATTGGATGGGGACGCACAGGTAATAATCAACCAGCGTCTGTAAATCAATTGCGCTACGCCAACATGAATATTGTGTCACAGAGCACTTGTGCTACAATGTGGGCTGAATATCGCAAGTTGTGCGGGACATGCAAGCAATCTATTACCTCGAA CATGATTTGTGCCAAATACAACAATGGTGTAGACACGTGCGGTGGAGACAGCGGCGGTGCGTTGGTGTGCGGAAGTGGATTGGCGGGAGTTGTGTCGTTTAGTCATCCTAGCTGTACTAGCGCATGGCCAGCAGGATTTGCTAAAATTACTGCACCAAGTATTCGTAGCTTTATTCGCCAATACGCTGAAATCTAG